The Dehalococcoidales bacterium DNA segment CGCCGCTATCAGTGGCTACCTGTGCATCAAATTCCTGCTGCGTTACCTCCAGAAGAATTCTACAAACGTATTCGTATATTATCGCTGGCTACTTGCCGTGCTAATTATCATTGTCGTACTGGTTCGGGGTTAAAATAACGGTCTTGTCTACTTTCAGTTATTGCAGGTGGCGTAGAATGCTGTACTACTAGCTTAAACAAGAGACTGGCAGGGATAATCTTCGCCGGGCCGCTGACTACTACGGCTATCCGAGGCGGGCACGGGTACGGAGGTAAAAATGAGACCGCTACTTGTCATATTGCTGCTGATGGTCACATTCAGGCTGGGTGAGGCCTGGTACGAGTACAAGCTGGAACCAGAAGTTGTGCAAGTTGTGAAGGTAGTTACCGTGAAGGTGGAGAAGCCGGTTATCGTTGAGCACAACCGGGAGATAGTAACGCCGGTCTACATTGACAAGCCTGTTCTCATTGAGGACGCGGTTAGCAAGGAAGCACCGATACCTCAGAGATTCCGTGAATTTGAAAGTGTTGAAGAACTGGAAGCATGGTTATATTTCGTTGACCTGATGCCGGTGAAGCTCATAGCCAGTGAGGGTATATTGTCAATAGACAGGCTGGACTGTGACGAGTGGGCGATAAGCTTGCAGTTGAACGCTCTGGAGCAAGGATTGCTGGTGTCAACGCAGCTTATTGAAAACGGGAATATCTTTGGGACTAATGTTGGTGACTTCACAGACCCCCACCTGGGTAACCTGACTATTATCGGGAATGAGATTTATTACATAGGATCTATTCCACCTTACGATGTTGTCAAGGTGGCGGAGAGGGATTGAGGATAAGCGGTATCCTTAACACGGCCGGGTTACCAAAAACTTGAGGAGTCTGCAAAAAAGAATGAATAATAAAAACGTGGTTGTCACCGGTGGCGCCGGATTTATCGGCTCGCACCTTGCCGAGACTTTGGCAAGACAGGATTATGAAGTCATTGTTCTTGATGACCTGTCTACAGGCAAGCTCAATAACCTGGAGCAATGTCACCATGAAGTCGAGTTTGTTGAAGGCAGCATTACTGATGCTGTTCTTCTCTCGAAACTATTCCAGGGTGTTGACTATGTTCTCCATCTGGCGGCTATCCCCAGCGTACCGCGAAGCATAGATACCCCCAGAGCCAGCCATGACGTCAACGTAACCGGAACACTGAATGTACTCCTGGCCGCCACACAAAATAAGGTCAAGAAAGTAGTATACGCATCCTCATCGTCTGTTTACGGTGATACTCCCACACTGCCCAAGAACGAAGAGATGACACCCCGTCCCTTGTCTCCGTATGCGGCAGGTAAGCTTGCCGCCGAGAGCTACTGCCGGGTCTTCAGAGAGGTTTACCAGTTGCCTACTATTTGTCTCAGGTACTTTAATGTCTATGGTCCGCGCCAGGACCCGAACTCGCAATACGCTGCGGCAATCCCCAAGTTCATCAGTATGGCCCGGGAAGGGAAGCCTCCTGTCATTTTCGGAGATGGTGAACAGACCAGAGATTTCACTTTTGTCAGGGATGTTGTCAATGCCAATATTATGGCGATGCGAAGCGACGTTTGTGGAGTATTCAATGTCAGCCGGGGAGAGAGCATAACCATAAACCGGTTGGTGGAACTTATCATGGAGCAAATGGGCGAAAAGACATCACCCGTTCATCAGGAGCCAAGGAAGGGGGACATCAAACACAGCCTGGCGGATATTTCTAAAGCCAGAGCTTTTGGCTATGAACCAAAACATGATTTGCAGGATGGATTAGCGGAAACGCTAAAATGGTTTAATGGCAGATAGATCATACCGTACAAAGTTGTTATCCGGGTATGGCGCCAGGATAACATAGTCTCTGCTGCGGTAAAGCTCTGTCGCCCTGATTATTGAAACAAAAAGTAACCGTGCTCTTGACCGCCTACCTTTTGCGAGGTAGGCGGTCTTTTTTTGTGAAGTCCTGATTTCCTTCCATCTCATTCCCGGCCTTTCACCACAGAGCCAGTCTTGCCTACCGGTCTTTGAGATGCTTCTGCAAGAATGACAGAGTAACCTGCCAGGCATCTGCGGCGGATTCAGGGTGATACCGTGTGCCGGTATCATTGAAAAAGGCATGGGCGGCGCCCGGGTAAATCTTATACTCAAACGACTTATTGAACTGGTTCATGGCGTCCACAAGGGCCGGTACGTTCATCGAGATTCTGGTGTCCTCCTCACCGTAGATGCCAAGCACCGGCGCTGCGATATCGGCTACATCATCTATACTGGCGGGATTAGGCCCGTAGTAGACCACCGCCGCGCCGAGACCGCTATTGCGCGTGGCAAAAAGCAGCGAGTTGCCACCTCCCCAGCAATAACCGATGACCCCGATATTGTCCTGCTGCACATCAGGGCGTGACCGAAGATAGTTAAAGGCGGAGTTAAGGTCTGTCATCACGCCTTCACTTGAGAGCGTGCCTATTGCTGCCACGGCCTGGTCGGTAGTGGAAAACTGCGCTGTCCCGCCAACCCTGGAGAGGAGGTCGGGAGCCAGAGCTACATACCCCTGGCTGGCAAAACGCCGGGCAACATCCTGAATATGCGGGGTAAGTCCTCGATTTTCGTGAATAATTATCAAACCGGGAAAGCTTCCGGCGGACCCGGGTTTAGAAAGATAAGCCTTGACATCAAACGCTTCGCTGCTGAAGGCGACTTCAGAGCTTTCTACAGCATCAGGATTAACGTAGCCCGGAGGAGCAGTCGTTGTAAGGGTGGGAGCTGGAGTAGAAGCTGGAGGCGGTGTTGTTGCGGGTGTTGGGGCCGGGCCAGGTGCAGCAGTACA contains these protein-coding regions:
- a CDS encoding dienelactone hydrolase family protein, producing MYDLIMAAAMVALMSCTAAPGPAPTPATTPPPASTPAPTLTTTAPPGYVNPDAVESSEVAFSSEAFDVKAYLSKPGSAGSFPGLIIIHENRGLTPHIQDVARRFASQGYVALAPDLLSRVGGTAQFSTTDQAVAAIGTLSSEGVMTDLNSAFNYLRSRPDVQQDNIGVIGYCWGGGNSLLFATRNSGLGAAVVYYGPNPASIDDVADIAAPVLGIYGEEDTRISMNVPALVDAMNQFNKSFEYKIYPGAAHAFFNDTGTRYHPESAADAWQVTLSFLQKHLKDR
- a CDS encoding SDR family oxidoreductase; amino-acid sequence: MNNKNVVVTGGAGFIGSHLAETLARQDYEVIVLDDLSTGKLNNLEQCHHEVEFVEGSITDAVLLSKLFQGVDYVLHLAAIPSVPRSIDTPRASHDVNVTGTLNVLLAATQNKVKKVVYASSSSVYGDTPTLPKNEEMTPRPLSPYAAGKLAAESYCRVFREVYQLPTICLRYFNVYGPRQDPNSQYAAAIPKFISMAREGKPPVIFGDGEQTRDFTFVRDVVNANIMAMRSDVCGVFNVSRGESITINRLVELIMEQMGEKTSPVHQEPRKGDIKHSLADISKARAFGYEPKHDLQDGLAETLKWFNGR